One window of the Eucalyptus grandis isolate ANBG69807.140 chromosome 6, ASM1654582v1, whole genome shotgun sequence genome contains the following:
- the LOC104453746 gene encoding 54S ribosomal protein L51, mitochondrial has product MALRGVWQLQKLIVSYCNWGGSSRGMRAFMESHLPAFKEVNPQLEVATELIRGQHPHLKAFYKNKNQRVICVKNMSPEDILLHATRLRNALGRKVVKLKTRHVTKHPSVQGTWTTAVKF; this is encoded by the exons ATGGCTTTGAGGGGCGTCTGGCAGCTCCAGAAGCTGATTGTAAGCTATTGCAACTGGGGAGGAAGTAGCCGCGGCATGAG GGCATTTATGGAGTCTCATCTGCCAGCATTTAAGGAGGTTAACCCTCAGTTAGAAGTTGCCACTGAACTCATTCGTGGCCAGCATCCACATCTGAAGGCCTTTTATA AGAACAAGAACCAGCGGGTGATATGCGTGAAGAATATGAGCCCTGAGGACATCCTCCTACATGCAACCAGGTTAAGGAATGCACTGGGAAGAAAAGTTGTGAAGCTGAAGACGAGACATGTGACAAAGCATCCCAGTGTGCAGGGTACGTGGACGACTGCTGTCAAGTTTTGA
- the LOC104455666 gene encoding palmitoyl-acyl carrier protein thioesterase, chloroplastic, producing the protein MATFSCTISFPIWCSSGREGNDPSKQNLNNIKINGTSNKTCTKVDSTLRQTSGVVTTFGSVASVVLNGHIDKQQVRQNIPTQKQFIDSHRLGVITEGGVGYRQTIVIRSYEVGPDKTATIESILNLLQETALNHVWMSGLLSNGFGATHGMMRNNLIWVVSRMHVQVDHYPIWGEVVEIDTWVGASGKNGMRRDWLIRSQASGVTFARATSTWVMMNEQTRRLSKMPEEVRAEISPWFIEKQAIEEDNPEKIVKLDSKATYVNSDLKPKRSDLDMNHHVNNVKYVGWMLETIPDEILEAHQLSSIILEYRRECGGSDIVQSLCEPDADGILQSGGQHDSYQINLLNGFSLASEIFQGSGLLGSFSKTMMPLKYTHLLQINSESKNEEIVRGRTTWKKKDHFHAVPAMLKGH; encoded by the exons ATGGCTACTTTCTCTTGCACGATATCCTTTCCAATTTGGTGCTCCTCAGGCAGAGAGGGCAATGACCCGAGCAAACAAAACTTGAACAACATCAAGATCAATGGCACTTCAAACAAGACATGCACCAAGGTTGACAGCACATTGAGGCAAACATCTGGCGTTGTCACGACATTTGGTTCTGTTGCTTCCGTTGTCCTCAATGGCCACATAGACAAACAGCAAGTGAGGCAGAACATTCCCACACAGAAGCAGTTCATCGACTCGCATCGCCTGGGAGTCATAACTGAAGGGGGTGTCGGGTACCGGCAGACCATCGTGATTCGGTCTTATGAAGTTGGTCCTGATAAGACCGCCACCATTGAGAgcatcctaaaccttttgcag GAAACAGCATTAAATCACGTGTGGATGTCAGGTCTTTTGAGCAATGGATTCGGGGCAACGCATGGAATGATGAGGAACAATCTGATATGGGTTGTGTCAAGAATGCACGTTCAAGTTGATCACTACCCTATTTG GGGCGAAGTAGTTGAAATCGACACGTGGGTTGGAGCATCAGGGAAGAATGGCATGAGGCGAGACTGGCTGATCCGCAGCCAAGCTTCAGGAGTCACTTTTGCTCGGGCAACCAG CACTTGGGTGATGATGAATGAACAAACGAGGCGCCTCTCGAAGATGCCGGAGGAGGTGAGGGCAGAGATCTCACCATGGTTTATAGAGAAGCAAGCAATTGAAGAGGACAATCCTGAGAAAATAGTCAAGCTGGACAGTAAAGCCACATATGTGAACTCTGATCTGAAG CCAAAGAGAAGTGACTTGGACATGAACCACCATGTGAACAATGTTAAGTATGTGGGATGGATGCTAGAG ACAATCCCAGATGAGATCTTGGAAGCTCACCAGCTTTCTAGTATAATACTTGAGTACCGAAGAGAGTGCGGGGGTTCAGACATAGTTCAGTCGCTTTGCGAACCTGATGCTGATGGAATTCTCCAGAGCGGTGGTCAGCACGATAGTTATCAGATTAACCTGCTCAATGGATTTTCCCTGGCATCTGAAATTTTTCAGGGAAGTGGACTCCTGGGATCATTCAGCAAGACGATGATGCCTTTGAAGTACACACACCTCCTCCAGATCAACAGCGAGTCCAAAAACGAGGAGATTGTTAGAGGAAGGACCACATGGAAGAAAAAAGATCACTTCCATGCCGTTCCCGCCATGTTGAAAGGGCACTAG
- the LOC104455665 gene encoding protein DETOXIFICATION 12 isoform X1: MEEALLQEKERPEERDGRYDDPEEEEEEKKNGEGGGGRSWSASCCAWPRRRAFCEEVKRVGQVAGPLVVVSLLQFLLQVISVMMVGHLGELSLSSTSIAVSLAGVSGFSLLLGMASALETLCGQAYGAQQYHKLGTQTYTAIFSLILVCFPISVLWIYMGKVLAFIGQDRLISLEAGKFTAWLVPALFAYATLQPLIRYFQTQSLIMPMLVSSCATLCIHVPLCWVLVFRSGLDNLGAALAISVSYWLNVVFLGVYMKYSPSCTKTRVPVSMELFRGIGEFFRYAVPSAVMVCLEWWSFELLVLLSGILPNPQLETSVLSVWYILYFVDYHLQNVNLSILNCTKFSIQEWKDFPIYLLCNVENLNVLISSFWFLISLNTIATLYMIPYGLGAAGSTRVSNELGAGNPEAARLSVYATLFLTITETIIVSTILFISRRVFGYTFSNEEEVVDYVTKMAPLVCLSVILDSLLGVLTGIARGCGWQHIGAFVNLGSFYLCGIPVAVFLGFWVKLGGMGLWMGIQTGSLVQAVLLFIVTSCTDWEVQASKARERVFEGRHSEDHVLM, from the exons ATGGAGGAGGCCTTGCTGCAGGAGAAGGAGAGACCAGAAGAAAGAGACGGTCGCTATGACGAtcccgaggaggaggaggaggagaagaagaacgGTGAAGGAGGAGGCGGCAGAAGCTGGTCAGCTTCATGCTGTGCATGGCCACGGAGGAGAGCGTTTTGCGAGGAAGTGAAGAGGGTGGGCCAGGTGGCCGGGCCTTTGGTCGTGGTCTCGCTGTTGCAGTTCTTGCTGCAGGTGATCTCGGTCATGATGGTCGGCCACCTCGGCGAGCTCTCCCTCTCCAGCACCTCCATCGCCGTCTCTCTCGCCGGCGTCTCCGGTTTCAGCCTCCTC CTAGGAATGGCTAGTGCTCTGGAGACACTGTGTGGACAAGCATATGGAGCTCAACAGTATCACAAACTAGGGACTCAGACATATACTGCAATTTTCTCCCTAATTCTGGTCTGCTTCCCTATATCTGTCCTATGGATATACATGGGAAAGGTGCTCGCATTCATTGGCCAAGACCGTCTGATTTCTCTCGAAGCTGGCAAGTTTACGGCTTGGCTTGTCCCTGCACTCTTTGCCTATGCAACTCTTCAGCCACTCATCCGCTACTTCCAGACGCAGAGCCTCATCATGCCGATGCTCGTGAGTTCTTGTGCCACCCTCTGCATCCATGTGCCACTTTGCTGGGTTCTCGTGTTCAGGTCAGGGCTGGACAACCTCGGTGCTGCGCTGGCCATCAGTGTTTCCTATTGGTTGAATGTGGTTTTCTTGGGGGTGTACATGAAATACTCTCCTTCCTGCACAAAAACCCGTGTGCCAGTTTCCATGGAGCTGTTTCGAGGGATCGGCGAGTTCTTTCGCTACGCTGTGCCCTCTGCAGTGATGGTCTG TCTTGAATGGTGGTCTTTTGAGCTGTTGGTCTTGCTTTCTGGGATATTGCCAAATCCGCAGCTTGAAACTTCGGTTCTGTCTGTGTGGTACATTCTATACTTTGTCGATTACCATCTTCAGAATGTGAATCTTTCCATcttaaattgcacaaaattttccATTCAGGAATGGAAGGACTTTCCTATCTACCTTCTGTGTAATGTTGAGAATTTAAATGTGCTAATTAGTTCTTTTTGGTTCCTGATCAGTCTCAATACCATAGCAACACTCTACATGATACCATATGGACTTGGCGCTGCAGGAAG CACAAGAGTTTCAAATGAATTAGGAGCTGGAAACCCGGAAGCTGCCCGTCTTTCTGTTTATGCCACGTTATTTCTCACCATTACCGAGACAATTATTGTGAGCACAATCTTGTTCATTAGCCGCCGAGTTTTTGGCTACACATTCAGCAATGAAGAGGAAGTTGTGGACTACGTTACGAAGATGGCACCTCTGGTTTGCTTGTCCGTCATCTTGGACAGCTTACTAGGAGTGCTCACTG GTATTGCTAGGGGATGTGGGTGGCAGCACATAGGAGCATTTGTCAATCTAGGGTCGTTTTATCTTTGCGGGATTCCAGTGGCCGTCTTTCTAGGATTCTGGGTGAAATTAGGAGGAATGGGCCTTTGGATGGGGATTCAAACTGGGTCTCTCGTGCAAGCAGTTCTACTATTCATAGTGACAAGCTGTACAGATTGGGAAGTGCAG GCAAGTAAAGCCAGGGAGAGGGTATTTGAGGGAAGACATTCAGAGGACCATGTGCTGATGTGA
- the LOC104453744 gene encoding probable mannitol dehydrogenase, with translation MAMSTENEHPVKAFGWAARDTTGHLSPFRFSRRATGEKDVTFKVLYCGICHSDLHNIKNEWGITSYPVVPGHEIVGMVTEVGTKVTKFKVGDKVGVGCMVGSCRSCANCKEDLENYCPEMILTYGAKYYDGTITHGGYSDIMVSDEHFVIKIPDNLPLDGSAPLLCAGITVYSPLKYYGLDKAGMHLGVVGLGGLGHMAVKFAKAMGLKVTVISTSPNKKKEAMDLLGADAFLVSRNTEEMELAMGTMDGIIDTVSAVHALLPLIGLMKTNGKLVMVGAPEKPLELLAFPLLMGRKMVGGSGIGGIKETQEMIDFAAKYNIVADIELIPMDYVNTAMERLSKADVKYRFVIDVANSLKPF, from the exons ATGGCAATGTCCACAGAGAATGAACATCCAGTGAAGGCTTTTGGATGGGCAGCCAGAGACACTACAGGGCATCTCTCTCCCTTTAGGTTCTCAAGAAG GGCCACTGGAGAAAAGGATGTAACTTTTAAGGTATTGTATTGTGGTATATGCCATTCCGATCTCCATAATATCAAGAACGAATGGGGAATAACTTCTTATCCTGTAGTGCCCGG GCATGAGATTGTAGGTATGGTTACCGAAGTAGGCACCAAAGTGACAAAATTTAAAGTTGGGGACAAAGTAGGTGTTGGGTGTATGGTCGGATCATGTCGCTCTTGTGCAAATTGCAAAGAGGATCTTGAGAATTATTGCCCCGAAATGATCTTGACCTATGGTGCAAAGTACTATGATGGAACCATCACCCATGGTGGCTATTCAGACATCATGGTATCGGACGAGCATTTCGTGATCAAAATCCCCGACAATTTGCCTCTTGATGGTAGTGCTCCTCTCCTCTGTGCCGGGATCACTGTCTATAGTCCATTGAAGTACTACGGGCTTGATAAGGCCGGAATGCATTTAGGGGTAGTTGGGCTTGGTGGGCTCGGGCATATGGCTGTAAAGTTTGCTAAGGCCATGGGTCTCAAAGTGACCGTCATCAGTACCTCACCtaataaaaagaaggaagcCATGGACCTTTTGGGAGCTGATGCATTCTTGGTTAGCCGCAACACAGAAGAGATGGAA CTTGCAATGGGTACAATGGATGGTATCATTGACACAGTCTCAGCTGTACATGCTCTTTTGCCTTTGATCGGTCTCATGAAAACTAATGGAAAGCTCGTCATGGTTGGTGCACCAGAGAAGCCACTAGAGCTACTTGCTTTTCCACTTCTCATGG GTAGAAAGATGGTGGGAGGAAGTGGCATTGGAGGGATAAAAGAGACGCAAGAGATGATTGATTTTGCAGCGAAGTACAACATAGTCGCAGATATTGAGCTTATTCCTATGGATTATGTGAACACTGCCATGGAGCGTCTATCAAAAGCAGATGTTAAGTATCGATTTGTCATTGACGTCGCCAATTCATTGAAGcctttttga
- the LOC104453745 gene encoding ATP synthase subunit beta, mitochondrial — protein sequence MASPSSRRLLPALLRSAALRRSPSRPSSSSNPKSAPFFNSSSASRHHHRPSPHGYLLTRAAHYSTSAAAASPPPPPAAAAKGAGKGRITDEFTGAGAIGQVCQVIGAVVDVRFDEGLPPILTALEVLDNSIRLVLEVAQHLGENMVRTIAMDGTEGLVRGQRVLNTGSPITVPVGRATLGRIINVIGEPIDEKGDIKTDHFLPIHREAPSFVEQATEQQILVTGIKVVDLLAPYQRGGKIGLFGGAGVGKTVLIMELINNVAKAHGGFSVFAGVGERTREGNDLYREMIESGVIKLGDKQADSKCALVYGQMNEPPGARARVGLTGLTVAEHFRDAEGQDVLLFIDNIFRFTQANSEVSALLGRIPSAVGYQPTLATDLGGLQERITTTKKGSITSVQAIYVPADDLTDPAPATTFAHLDATTVLSRQISELGIYPAVDPLDSTSRMLSPHILGEDHYNTARGVQKVLQNYKNLQDIIAILGMDELSEDDKLTVARARKIQRFLSQPFHVAEVFTGAPGKYVELKESINSFQGVLDGKYDDLSEQSFYMVGGIEEVIAKAEKIAKESAS from the exons ATGGCGTCGCCGTCCTCGCGCCGGCTCCTGCCGGCCCTCCTCCGCTCCGCCGCCCTCCGCCGATCGCCGTCGCggccctcctcctcttccaacCCCAAATCCGCCCCCTTCTTCaactcctcctccgcctcccgccaccaccaccgcccttCCCCCCACGGCTACCTCCTCACCCGCGCCGCCCACTactccacctccgccgccgccgcatcGCCCCCTCCTCCCCCCGCCGCCGCGGCCAAGGGCGCCGGGAAAGGCAGGATCACCGACGAGTTCACCGGCGCCGGCGCGATCGGGCAGGTGTGCCAGGTGATCGGCGCCGTGGTCGACGTGCGGTTCGACGAGGGCTTGCCCCCGATCTTGACGGCCCTGGAGGTGCTCGACAACTCGATCAGGCTGGTGCTGGAGGTCGCGCAGCACTTGGGCGAGAACATGGTCAGGACCATCGCTATGGACGGGACCGAGGGGCTCGTGCGCGGTCAGCGCGTGCTCAACACTGGCTCCCCTATCACT GTACCTGTAGGTAGGGCTACACTTGGCCGCATCATCAATGTTATTGGAGAGCCAATTGATGAGAAAGGCGATATCA AGACGGATCATTTTTTGCCCATTCATAGAGAAGCTCCATCTTTTGTTGAGCAAGCAACTGAACAGCAGATTCTTGTCACTGGTATTAAG GTTGTGGACCTTCTCGCTCCATACCAAAGAGGTGGAAAGATCGGGCTATTTGGTGGTGCTGGTGTAGGCAAAACAGTGCTTATTATGGAACTTATCAACAATGTTGCTAAAGCCCATG GTGGTTTCTCTGTGTTTGCTGGTGTTGGAGAACGAACTCGTGAGGGTAATGACTTGTACAGGGAGATGATTGAGAGTGGTGTCATCAAGCTAGGTGATAAGCAG GCTGACAGCAAATGTGCTCTTGTCTATGGTCAAATGAATGAGCCTCCTGGTGCACGTGCTCGTGTTGGGCTCACTGGTCTGACTGTTGCTGAACACTTCCGAGATGCTGAAGGGCAAGATGTGCTTCTTTTCATCGATAATATTTTCCGATTTACCCAA GCCAATTCAGAAGTGTCTGCCTTGCTTGGTCGTATCCCATCTGCTGTGGGTTATCAACCCACCCTGGCTACTGATCTTGGAGGTCTTCAGGAGCGTATTACAACAACAAAGAAAGGTTCCATTACATCTGTCCAGGCTATTTATGTCCCTGCTGATGACTTGACAGATCCAGCTCCTGCAACCACTTTTGCTCATTTGGATGCCACGACTGTCTTGTCACGACAG ATATCTGAGCTTGGTATTTATCCTGCCGTCGATCCCCTAGATTCCACATCCCGAATGCTCTCCCCTCACATTTTGGGTGAGGATCATTACAATACTGCTCGTGGAGTGCAGAAGGTTCTTCAGAATTACAAGAATCTTCAAGATATTATTGCAATTTTGGGAATGGATGAACTTAGTGAAGATGACAAATTGACTGTTGCTCGTGCTCGTAAAATTCAACGGTTCTTGAGCCAGCCTTTCCATGTTGCTGAAGTGTTCACGGGAGCCCCTGGCAAATATGTTGAACTGAAGGAGAGTATTAACAGCTTCCAG GGAGTGTTGGATGGAAAGTATGATGATCTATCAGAACAATCCTTTTACATGGTTGGAGGCATTGAAGAAGTTATCGCTAAGGCAGAGAAGATTGCCAAGGAATCTGCTTCTTAA
- the LOC104455665 gene encoding protein DETOXIFICATION 14 isoform X2 has protein sequence MEEALLQEKERPEERDGRYDDPEEEEEEKKNGEGGGGRSWSASCCAWPRRRAFCEEVKRVGQVAGPLVVVSLLQFLLQVISVMMVGHLGELSLSSTSIAVSLAGVSGFSLLLGMASALETLCGQAYGAQQYHKLGTQTYTAIFSLILVCFPISVLWIYMGKVLAFIGQDRLISLEAGKFTAWLVPALFAYATLQPLIRYFQTQSLIMPMLVSSCATLCIHVPLCWVLVFRSGLDNLGAALAISVSYWLNVVFLGVYMKYSPSCTKTRVPVSMELFRGIGEFFRYAVPSAVMVCLEWWSFELLVLLSGILPNPQLETSVLSVCLNTIATLYMIPYGLGAAGSTRVSNELGAGNPEAARLSVYATLFLTITETIIVSTILFISRRVFGYTFSNEEEVVDYVTKMAPLVCLSVILDSLLGVLTGIARGCGWQHIGAFVNLGSFYLCGIPVAVFLGFWVKLGGMGLWMGIQTGSLVQAVLLFIVTSCTDWEVQASKARERVFEGRHSEDHVLM, from the exons ATGGAGGAGGCCTTGCTGCAGGAGAAGGAGAGACCAGAAGAAAGAGACGGTCGCTATGACGAtcccgaggaggaggaggaggagaagaagaacgGTGAAGGAGGAGGCGGCAGAAGCTGGTCAGCTTCATGCTGTGCATGGCCACGGAGGAGAGCGTTTTGCGAGGAAGTGAAGAGGGTGGGCCAGGTGGCCGGGCCTTTGGTCGTGGTCTCGCTGTTGCAGTTCTTGCTGCAGGTGATCTCGGTCATGATGGTCGGCCACCTCGGCGAGCTCTCCCTCTCCAGCACCTCCATCGCCGTCTCTCTCGCCGGCGTCTCCGGTTTCAGCCTCCTC CTAGGAATGGCTAGTGCTCTGGAGACACTGTGTGGACAAGCATATGGAGCTCAACAGTATCACAAACTAGGGACTCAGACATATACTGCAATTTTCTCCCTAATTCTGGTCTGCTTCCCTATATCTGTCCTATGGATATACATGGGAAAGGTGCTCGCATTCATTGGCCAAGACCGTCTGATTTCTCTCGAAGCTGGCAAGTTTACGGCTTGGCTTGTCCCTGCACTCTTTGCCTATGCAACTCTTCAGCCACTCATCCGCTACTTCCAGACGCAGAGCCTCATCATGCCGATGCTCGTGAGTTCTTGTGCCACCCTCTGCATCCATGTGCCACTTTGCTGGGTTCTCGTGTTCAGGTCAGGGCTGGACAACCTCGGTGCTGCGCTGGCCATCAGTGTTTCCTATTGGTTGAATGTGGTTTTCTTGGGGGTGTACATGAAATACTCTCCTTCCTGCACAAAAACCCGTGTGCCAGTTTCCATGGAGCTGTTTCGAGGGATCGGCGAGTTCTTTCGCTACGCTGTGCCCTCTGCAGTGATGGTCTG TCTTGAATGGTGGTCTTTTGAGCTGTTGGTCTTGCTTTCTGGGATATTGCCAAATCCGCAGCTTGAAACTTCGGTTCTGTCTGTGTG TCTCAATACCATAGCAACACTCTACATGATACCATATGGACTTGGCGCTGCAGGAAG CACAAGAGTTTCAAATGAATTAGGAGCTGGAAACCCGGAAGCTGCCCGTCTTTCTGTTTATGCCACGTTATTTCTCACCATTACCGAGACAATTATTGTGAGCACAATCTTGTTCATTAGCCGCCGAGTTTTTGGCTACACATTCAGCAATGAAGAGGAAGTTGTGGACTACGTTACGAAGATGGCACCTCTGGTTTGCTTGTCCGTCATCTTGGACAGCTTACTAGGAGTGCTCACTG GTATTGCTAGGGGATGTGGGTGGCAGCACATAGGAGCATTTGTCAATCTAGGGTCGTTTTATCTTTGCGGGATTCCAGTGGCCGTCTTTCTAGGATTCTGGGTGAAATTAGGAGGAATGGGCCTTTGGATGGGGATTCAAACTGGGTCTCTCGTGCAAGCAGTTCTACTATTCATAGTGACAAGCTGTACAGATTGGGAAGTGCAG GCAAGTAAAGCCAGGGAGAGGGTATTTGAGGGAAGACATTCAGAGGACCATGTGCTGATGTGA